The following proteins come from a genomic window of Halomicroarcula saliterrae:
- a CDS encoding ATP-binding protein, with protein MDRLEELRADEGDRSTADEGILLDQLDEVEGRLLAFGEGLGGEADDVTDLPFTEEAGLDHMPEPLYVRHDTEMLNQVTSWLLQDQHIGLVSPYGTGKSAFREIVLRDLSKHDDFVVTHLDNPRETTARSMYQTVLEAAYGAGYSIKPGHYSQVRNGIPWATAEAKKAVHEVLRRVRADGKTLLLVVDEIEVLTADLLSPLQVAGDAGVRLFLTGTPDGKRRVAEIRGTLDSRLRYYENIDPFSPDDIAEYVARSLAYFRGQQYRGESPDLFTREAIEDIHERTDGNPREVRIECRELFTRAAFVWYRTGQDIDRIQVTPDLRHRRFGMGY; from the coding sequence ATGGACCGGCTGGAAGAGCTCCGCGCCGACGAGGGCGACCGCTCGACGGCGGACGAGGGCATCCTGCTGGACCAGCTCGACGAGGTCGAGGGGCGGCTGCTGGCCTTCGGCGAGGGGCTGGGCGGCGAGGCCGACGACGTGACGGACCTCCCCTTCACCGAGGAAGCGGGGCTCGACCACATGCCGGAGCCGCTGTACGTCCGCCACGACACGGAGATGCTGAATCAGGTCACCTCGTGGCTGTTACAGGACCAGCATATCGGGCTCGTCAGCCCCTACGGAACCGGGAAATCCGCGTTCCGCGAAATCGTTCTGCGGGACCTCTCGAAACACGACGACTTCGTCGTCACGCACCTGGACAACCCCCGCGAGACGACGGCCCGGTCGATGTATCAGACGGTGCTGGAGGCGGCCTACGGGGCCGGCTACTCGATCAAGCCGGGCCACTACTCGCAGGTCCGCAACGGCATTCCGTGGGCGACGGCGGAGGCGAAAAAGGCGGTCCACGAGGTCCTCAGGCGGGTGCGTGCCGACGGGAAGACGCTGCTGCTGGTCGTCGACGAGATAGAGGTGTTGACCGCCGACCTCCTCTCCCCGCTGCAGGTGGCCGGCGACGCCGGCGTCCGACTGTTCCTCACCGGCACCCCGGACGGCAAGCGCCGCGTCGCCGAGATCCGCGGGACCCTCGACTCGCGCCTGCGATACTACGAGAACATCGACCCCTTCTCACCGGACGACATCGCCGAGTACGTCGCCCGCTCGCTGGCGTACTTCCGGGGCCAGCAGTACCGCGGGGAGTCGCCGGACCTCTTCACCCGCGAAGCGATCGAGGACATCCACGAACGGACCGACGGGAACCCCCGCGAGGTCCGCATCGAGTGTCGCGAGCTCTTCACTCGCGCCGCGTTCGTCTGGTACCGGACCGGGCAGGATATCGACCGAATTCAGGTGACGCCCGACCTGCGACACCGCCGGTTCGGGATGGGCTACTGA
- the cgi121 gene encoding KEOPS complex subunit Cgi121 — MEVVEGVADITDVGEFVTRLDAIGEAHGVTIQAFDARCVVDRAHLERAVDLAERARERGDTIADDFGVEILLYAAGRRQINRALAMGVGEGECPVVAVVVGESEDTETAAAELRDRFAPADTLGEYDADRVRDFFDVTDTELAATEGTLADAVRERVALLVVEK; from the coding sequence ATGGAGGTCGTCGAAGGCGTCGCGGACATCACGGACGTCGGCGAGTTCGTCACGCGACTCGACGCCATCGGCGAGGCCCACGGCGTGACGATTCAGGCCTTCGACGCTCGCTGCGTCGTCGACCGGGCCCACCTCGAACGGGCGGTCGACCTGGCGGAGCGCGCCCGCGAGCGCGGCGACACCATCGCCGACGACTTCGGCGTCGAGATACTGCTGTACGCCGCCGGACGGCGCCAGATAAACCGCGCGCTGGCGATGGGCGTCGGCGAAGGGGAGTGCCCGGTGGTCGCGGTCGTCGTGGGGGAGAGCGAAGACACCGAGACGGCCGCGGCGGAACTGCGCGACCGATTCGCCCCCGCCGATACCCTCGGCGAGTACGACGCCGACCGCGTGAGGGACTTCTTCGACGTGACCGACACCGAACTCGCGGCTACCGAGGGGACGCTTGCCGACGCCGTCCGCGAGCGGGTGGCGTTGCTCGTCGTCGAGAAGTAG
- a CDS encoding ferredoxin, producing the protein MQIEYDRDTCIGMFQCVAEWDGFERDEDAGKAVLVDGEETEDDIFVREVPEDAEFDAKFAARACPVEAITVYDDDGEQLIP; encoded by the coding sequence ATGCAAATCGAATACGACCGGGACACCTGCATCGGGATGTTCCAGTGTGTCGCGGAGTGGGACGGGTTCGAACGCGACGAGGACGCCGGCAAAGCCGTGCTCGTCGACGGCGAGGAGACCGAGGACGACATCTTCGTCCGCGAGGTCCCCGAGGACGCGGAGTTCGACGCGAAGTTCGCCGCGCGGGCCTGTCCGGTCGAGGCCATCACAGTGTACGACGACGACGGCGAACAGCTGATTCCGTGA
- a CDS encoding MATE family efflux transporter: MVRRALRRLVTAVPALLSRFGLVDRAKATEATDLAAPVMVTGGLRILLRLADFLMVGIALGDAAIAGLELGFQYYFVGFGLSLAVSSGTISVVSRLQGSDRPDRADLAVKQSLWLALLISAPLTLVSWLYPEALVGVLSGDPTTVDYGATYLSIVMLSMAPRFWSMVASRALAGSADTRTPMYVRLLTLPTNIALNAVLIFGPGPFPELGIAGAAWGTAVANTLAATIFLGLLASGRYAVQLPVRGPQVDLSLLREIVRVALPLSGMRLLQTFARFPFLFILGVLGTPTLAAYAIGRRVMLLALMPAWGYATAASTLVGQHLGSGDEESASDYGWQTLRVALAVQLAVAAVLVVFARPIVSLFGTEYPALAAQFVRVFGLLVAGFSISRTMRGSLRGAGDTRWPLYGTILGGYCFRLPVAMLALPAGFVVTVPLVGVAISPGLGLGLPAIFAALVGDFYLKAAVNTGRFWTGKWRDVARKSAVGASDD, translated from the coding sequence ATGGTCCGGCGTGCCCTCCGTCGCCTCGTCACGGCGGTTCCCGCCCTCCTGTCCCGGTTCGGACTGGTCGACAGAGCGAAGGCCACGGAGGCGACCGACCTGGCCGCGCCGGTGATGGTCACCGGCGGCCTCCGCATCCTGTTGCGGCTGGCCGACTTCCTCATGGTCGGCATCGCGCTGGGCGACGCCGCCATCGCCGGCCTGGAACTGGGCTTTCAGTACTACTTCGTCGGCTTCGGGCTCTCGCTTGCGGTCTCTTCGGGCACGATTAGCGTCGTCTCCAGACTCCAGGGTAGCGACCGGCCCGACCGTGCGGACCTGGCGGTCAAGCAGTCGCTGTGGCTGGCGCTCCTGATTTCGGCGCCCCTGACGCTGGTCTCGTGGCTCTACCCGGAGGCGCTCGTCGGCGTCCTCTCGGGCGACCCGACGACCGTCGACTACGGCGCGACCTACCTCTCCATCGTGATGCTGTCGATGGCCCCGCGGTTCTGGAGCATGGTCGCTTCGCGGGCGCTGGCCGGCAGCGCCGACACCCGCACGCCGATGTACGTCCGGCTGCTCACGCTCCCGACGAACATCGCGCTCAACGCCGTCCTCATCTTCGGCCCCGGCCCGTTCCCGGAACTCGGCATCGCCGGCGCGGCGTGGGGTACCGCCGTCGCCAACACGCTCGCGGCGACCATCTTCCTCGGGCTGCTCGCCTCCGGTCGCTACGCGGTCCAGCTGCCCGTCCGCGGGCCGCAGGTCGACCTCTCGTTGCTCCGGGAAATCGTCCGCGTCGCGCTCCCGCTGTCGGGGATGCGGCTCCTCCAGACGTTCGCCCGGTTCCCCTTCCTCTTCATCCTGGGCGTGCTCGGGACGCCGACGCTCGCGGCCTACGCCATCGGCCGACGCGTCATGTTGCTCGCGCTCATGCCCGCGTGGGGGTACGCGACGGCCGCCTCGACGCTCGTCGGCCAGCATCTCGGGTCGGGCGACGAGGAGTCGGCGTCGGACTACGGCTGGCAGACGCTGCGGGTCGCACTGGCCGTCCAGCTCGCCGTCGCCGCCGTCCTCGTCGTCTTCGCTCGCCCCATCGTCTCCCTCTTTGGCACCGAGTACCCCGCTCTCGCCGCCCAGTTCGTCCGCGTCTTCGGCCTGCTCGTGGCGGGCTTTTCGATCTCCCGGACGATGCGGGGCAGCCTTCGAGGTGCCGGTGACACCCGCTGGCCGCTCTACGGGACGATTCTGGGCGGCTACTGCTTCCGGCTCCCCGTCGCGATGCTCGCACTGCCCGCCGGCTTCGTCGTCACCGTCCCGCTGGTGGGCGTCGCCATCTCGCCGGGGCTGGGACTGGGACTGCCGGCAATCTTCGCCGCGCTGGTCGGCGATTTCTACCTGAAGGCGGCGGTGAATACGGGGCGGTTCTGGACCGGGAAGTGGCGGGACGTGGCGAGGAAATCGGCTGTTGGTGCGAGCGACGATTGA
- a CDS encoding response regulator: MGTTVDGATDSARILLVDDQPDLAEVTALHLEDRRDAFDVRFVTDGPTALEFLDRTAVDCVVSDYEMPGMDGLELLRAVNDREPSLPFILYTGRGSEEIASEAISAGVTDYLQKRTTSDQYDVLANRVENAVARRRSERAREESEGRYRTLVDASPHAILVHYGEDIVYVNDTMVRLFGFATQSQAHGTEAMSYVHPDDRDAVRERMRQVLYDRGESDWIAWRLLRDDGEIREVESRGTPVVYDGQTAVQVVVRDLTDQRRRERQLGALNDVLGDLSGAGSRTAVGETAVDAAVTLLSDPLVGVFEDVEGELLELATGGTDGDAFPIDSRGLPEDSVEMATYRTGTPRVVDGYAGREDRLTPGVATAFLFPLADHGLLWVGSTGSRGFAPTDRDLLEILGRSVVAALDRLDD, from the coding sequence ATGGGAACCACCGTCGACGGTGCCACCGATTCGGCCCGGATTCTGCTCGTCGACGACCAGCCCGACCTCGCGGAGGTGACCGCGCTCCACCTCGAGGACCGCCGCGACGCCTTCGACGTCCGGTTCGTCACCGACGGCCCGACGGCCCTGGAGTTCCTCGACCGAACGGCCGTCGACTGCGTCGTCAGCGACTACGAGATGCCCGGGATGGATGGCCTGGAGCTCCTGCGGGCGGTCAACGACCGGGAGCCGTCGCTGCCCTTCATTCTCTACACCGGCCGGGGGAGCGAGGAGATAGCGAGCGAGGCCATCAGCGCCGGCGTCACTGACTACCTCCAGAAGCGGACGACCAGCGACCAGTACGACGTGCTGGCCAACCGGGTCGAGAACGCCGTCGCCCGCCGCCGCTCCGAGCGGGCCCGCGAGGAGTCCGAGGGCCGCTACCGAACGCTGGTCGATGCCTCCCCTCACGCCATTCTCGTCCACTACGGGGAGGACATCGTGTACGTCAACGACACCATGGTCCGGCTGTTCGGCTTCGCGACCCAGTCACAGGCCCACGGCACCGAGGCGATGTCGTACGTCCACCCCGACGACCGCGACGCCGTCCGCGAGCGGATGCGCCAGGTGCTCTACGACCGGGGCGAGTCCGACTGGATCGCTTGGCGGCTGCTGCGCGACGACGGCGAAATACGCGAGGTCGAGAGCCGCGGGACACCGGTGGTCTACGACGGGCAGACGGCGGTGCAAGTGGTCGTCCGCGACCTCACCGACCAGCGCCGTCGCGAACGCCAGCTCGGCGCGCTCAACGATGTGCTGGGCGACCTCTCGGGAGCCGGCTCGCGGACTGCCGTGGGCGAGACCGCCGTCGACGCCGCCGTCACACTGCTTTCGGACCCGCTCGTCGGCGTCTTCGAGGACGTCGAGGGGGAACTCCTCGAACTCGCGACCGGGGGAACCGACGGCGACGCGTTCCCCATCGACAGCCGGGGTCTCCCAGAAGACAGCGTCGAGATGGCCACGTATCGCACAGGCACGCCGCGGGTCGTCGACGGCTACGCCGGCCGCGAGGACCGGCTCACGCCCGGTGTCGCGACAGCTTTCCTGTTTCCGCTCGCCGACCACGGGCTCCTCTGGGTCGGCTCGACCGGCTCTCGGGGCTTCGCGCCGACCGACCGGGACCTGCTCGAAATTCTGGGCCGCTCAGTCGTCGCCGCCCTCGACCGTCTCGACGACTGA
- a CDS encoding NADH:flavin oxidoreductase has product MPVTELGDSLDIGGCTVPNRLYRAPVLECAGNGEGAVETLVDELEPTAASGVGLVFQGASIVTPEGGCAAPNMTRVHDPEFVARLEGLTDAIHAHEGKIFLQLAHGGLRSMATWHAGYRERHPDERQLAVSRPPWQLRALDRLGLVSLRPRVLPTAAVYDLAEQFGRCAGYAVDAGYDGIHLSAANMSLIQQFLSPFYNRRDDEFADGVRFLEEVHDAVRAHAGDVALVTKVPAETAAPGFVRRCLSRSEAVEMAARLAEIGYDAVVPVEVSTFWDMSIVRGAYPERAWDASELRDEYAAAFGGRYRARAVALLNRLQARRFDREPGWNAEFCRRVRERVDVPVLLEGGLRTRADCDRYLGAEGARAADMVGMARPFYAEPRLGARLLAGRDALCASCNNCTVPQVTGEPGRCRTPSVVRQKARLERNGAYESGDTERE; this is encoded by the coding sequence ATGCCAGTGACCGAGCTCGGCGACTCGCTCGACATCGGCGGCTGTACCGTCCCCAACCGGCTCTACCGGGCGCCAGTGCTCGAGTGTGCCGGCAACGGCGAGGGGGCCGTCGAGACGCTCGTCGACGAACTGGAACCCACCGCTGCCTCGGGCGTGGGGCTCGTCTTTCAGGGGGCCAGCATCGTCACGCCGGAGGGCGGCTGTGCCGCCCCGAACATGACGCGAGTCCACGACCCGGAGTTCGTCGCGCGACTGGAGGGGCTCACCGACGCAATTCATGCACACGAAGGCAAGATATTTCTCCAGCTCGCCCACGGCGGCCTGCGGAGCATGGCGACGTGGCACGCCGGCTACCGCGAGCGCCACCCCGACGAGCGACAGCTGGCCGTCTCGCGGCCGCCGTGGCAGCTGCGGGCGCTCGACCGGCTGGGACTGGTCTCCCTGCGGCCCCGCGTGCTCCCGACTGCGGCGGTGTACGACCTCGCCGAGCAGTTCGGTCGGTGTGCGGGCTACGCCGTCGACGCCGGGTACGACGGTATCCACCTCTCGGCGGCGAACATGAGCCTGATCCAGCAGTTTCTCTCGCCGTTCTACAACCGCCGGGACGACGAGTTCGCCGACGGCGTCCGGTTTCTGGAGGAAGTCCACGACGCCGTCCGCGCGCACGCCGGCGACGTGGCGCTGGTGACGAAGGTGCCTGCCGAGACCGCGGCACCCGGTTTCGTTCGGCGGTGTCTCTCCCGGAGCGAGGCCGTCGAGATGGCCGCTCGGCTGGCCGAAATCGGGTACGACGCCGTCGTGCCCGTCGAGGTCTCGACGTTCTGGGACATGAGCATCGTCCGGGGCGCCTATCCCGAGCGCGCGTGGGACGCGAGCGAGCTGCGAGACGAGTACGCGGCGGCCTTCGGCGGGCGATATCGCGCGCGGGCGGTCGCGCTCCTCAATCGCCTCCAGGCCCGCCGTTTCGACCGCGAGCCCGGCTGGAACGCCGAGTTCTGTCGGCGGGTCCGCGAGCGGGTCGACGTGCCGGTGTTGCTGGAGGGCGGGCTGCGGACGCGGGCCGACTGCGACCGGTATCTCGGTGCCGAGGGGGCGCGGGCGGCGGACATGGTGGGGATGGCCCGGCCGTTCTACGCCGAGCCGCGGCTGGGCGCGCGGCTGCTCGCGGGCCGCGACGCGCTGTGTGCGAGTTGCAACAACTGCACCGTCCCGCAGGTCACCGGCGAGCCCGGCCGGTGCCGGACGCCCTCGGTAGTTCGGCAGAAAGCCCGGCTGGAACGGAACGGCGCCTACGAGAGCGGTGATACAGAGAGGGAGTGA
- a CDS encoding KH domain-containing protein yields MKHVKIPQDRIGVLIGEGGETMREIESRAEVRLDIDSEDGTVKVESVGDPVTALKGPDIVKAIGRGFKPDDAMALLDDDMMMFEMIDIEAAARNKNDLRRQKGRLIGEGGRTRELMQELTGAAVVIYGSTLGIIGGPEQVDAVREAAEMLLDGAPHGSVYSFLERKHNEMKHKGLEYHQFTG; encoded by the coding sequence ATGAAACACGTGAAGATTCCGCAGGACCGGATCGGCGTGCTGATCGGCGAGGGCGGTGAGACGATGCGGGAGATAGAGTCCCGCGCGGAGGTGCGTCTGGATATCGATTCCGAGGACGGGACCGTCAAGGTCGAGTCCGTCGGCGACCCCGTCACGGCGCTGAAGGGCCCGGACATCGTGAAAGCCATCGGCCGCGGGTTCAAGCCCGACGACGCGATGGCGCTGCTCGACGACGACATGATGATGTTCGAGATGATCGACATCGAGGCCGCGGCCCGGAACAAGAACGACCTCCGCCGACAGAAGGGTCGGCTCATCGGCGAAGGCGGCCGGACGCGCGAACTGATGCAGGAGCTGACCGGCGCGGCCGTCGTCATCTACGGCTCGACGCTCGGTATCATCGGCGGCCCGGAACAGGTCGACGCGGTGCGTGAGGCCGCCGAGATGCTGCTCGACGGGGCGCCCCACGGCTCGGTGTACTCGTTCCTCGAACGCAAGCACAACGAGATGAAACACAAGGGGCTGGAGTACCACCAGTTCACGGGGTGA
- a CDS encoding ATP-dependent DNA helicase produces MDVADLPGVPDWLPGHLRAEGIEELYPPQAEAVESGVTEGGNIVAAIPTASGKTLVAELAMLSAVARGGKALYIVPLRALASEKQAEFEQFEQYGLSVGVSTGNYESDGGWLGDKDIVVATSEKVDSLVRNDAPWLEDLTCVVSDEVHLVDDGQRGPTLEVTLAKLRRLNPDLQTVALSATIGNAEELAEWLDAELVDSDWRPIELQKGVHYGQALHLEDGSQQRLAVQNSEKPTAAVVRDTLQDDHGEDGEVTEEGGSTLVFVNSRRNAEAAAGRLASTVRPHLSGDEKGQLEGIAADIRDVSDTETSDDLADAVADGAAFHHAGLARGHRELVEQAFQDRLVKVVCATPTLAAGVNTPSRRVVVRDWRRYDGSAGGMAPLSVLEVHQMMGRAGRPGLDPYGEAVLVASSHDELDELFERYVWADPEPVRSKLAAEPALRTHILATVSSGFARSRTELLEFLEQTLYASQTDQGGRLERVVDDVLTYLERNGFLEVNAGELDATSLGHTVSRLYLDPMSAAEIVDGLEYWARHAGEPEASDEPVDATADGAFSTASELAEETEADPEDISALGLYHLVSRTPDMYQLYLRSGDREEYEMELYEREAELLGPTPSEFEDERFEDWLSALKTARLLEDWASEVDEETITERYGVGPGDIRGKVETAQWLLGAAESLAGEVDSDAARAISQARIRVEHGVREELVDLAGVRGVGRKRARRLFEAGIGDRAELRDAAKPVVLAALRGRRKTAENVLENAGHRNPSMEGVEPDPDVEVHEESPRDGEEEDDDETSDDQSSLGDF; encoded by the coding sequence ATGGACGTTGCGGACCTGCCGGGAGTCCCCGACTGGCTCCCCGGTCATCTACGCGCCGAGGGCATCGAGGAACTGTACCCCCCACAGGCCGAGGCCGTCGAATCCGGGGTGACCGAGGGCGGCAACATCGTCGCCGCCATTCCGACGGCGAGCGGGAAGACGCTCGTCGCCGAGCTAGCGATGCTGTCGGCCGTCGCTCGCGGCGGAAAAGCCCTCTACATCGTCCCGCTCCGGGCGCTGGCCAGCGAGAAGCAAGCCGAGTTCGAGCAGTTCGAGCAGTACGGGCTCTCCGTGGGCGTCTCGACGGGCAACTACGAGTCCGACGGCGGCTGGCTCGGCGACAAGGACATCGTCGTCGCCACCAGCGAGAAGGTCGATTCCCTCGTGCGAAACGACGCGCCGTGGCTGGAGGACCTGACCTGCGTCGTCAGCGACGAGGTCCATCTGGTCGACGACGGCCAGCGCGGCCCGACGCTGGAAGTCACGCTCGCCAAGCTCCGGCGGCTCAACCCCGACCTGCAGACGGTGGCCCTCTCCGCGACAATCGGCAACGCCGAAGAGCTGGCCGAGTGGCTCGACGCCGAGCTCGTGGATTCGGACTGGCGCCCCATCGAGCTCCAGAAGGGGGTCCACTACGGGCAGGCGCTTCACCTCGAAGACGGGAGCCAGCAGCGGCTGGCGGTCCAGAACAGCGAGAAACCCACCGCCGCCGTCGTCCGCGACACGCTGCAGGACGACCACGGCGAGGACGGCGAGGTAACCGAAGAAGGCGGCTCGACGCTCGTCTTCGTCAACTCCCGGCGCAACGCCGAGGCCGCAGCCGGCCGGCTGGCGAGCACGGTCCGGCCCCACCTGAGCGGCGACGAGAAGGGCCAGCTCGAAGGAATCGCCGCCGACATCCGGGACGTGAGCGACACCGAGACCAGCGACGACCTCGCCGACGCCGTCGCGGACGGCGCCGCGTTCCACCACGCCGGACTGGCGCGGGGCCACCGGGAACTGGTCGAGCAGGCGTTTCAGGACCGGCTCGTCAAAGTGGTGTGTGCGACGCCGACGCTCGCGGCCGGGGTCAACACGCCCTCTCGCCGGGTCGTCGTCCGGGACTGGCGCCGCTACGACGGGAGCGCGGGCGGGATGGCCCCCCTCTCAGTGCTGGAAGTGCACCAGATGATGGGCCGGGCCGGCCGACCGGGACTGGACCCCTACGGCGAGGCCGTCCTCGTGGCCAGCAGCCACGACGAACTCGACGAGCTGTTCGAGCGGTACGTCTGGGCAGACCCCGAGCCGGTGCGGTCGAAACTCGCCGCCGAACCGGCACTCAGGACCCACATCCTCGCGACCGTCTCCTCGGGCTTCGCTCGCTCCCGGACGGAACTCCTCGAATTCCTCGAACAGACGCTCTACGCCAGCCAGACCGACCAAGGCGGTCGGTTAGAGCGCGTCGTCGACGACGTGTTGACGTATCTGGAGCGGAACGGCTTCCTCGAAGTGAATGCAGGGGAGCTCGACGCCACGTCGCTGGGCCACACCGTCTCCAGACTCTATCTGGACCCGATGAGCGCCGCCGAAATCGTCGACGGGCTGGAGTACTGGGCGCGCCACGCGGGCGAGCCGGAGGCGAGCGACGAGCCCGTGGACGCGACGGCCGACGGCGCGTTCAGCACGGCGAGCGAACTCGCCGAGGAGACCGAGGCCGACCCCGAGGACATCTCGGCGCTCGGGCTCTACCACCTCGTCTCGCGCACGCCGGACATGTACCAGCTCTACCTCCGGTCGGGCGACCGCGAGGAGTACGAGATGGAGCTGTACGAACGCGAGGCGGAACTGCTTGGGCCGACGCCTTCGGAGTTCGAGGACGAGCGCTTCGAGGACTGGCTCTCGGCGCTCAAGACCGCCCGGCTGCTCGAAGACTGGGCCAGCGAGGTCGACGAGGAGACCATCACGGAGCGCTACGGCGTCGGTCCGGGCGACATCCGCGGGAAAGTCGAGACGGCCCAGTGGCTGCTGGGGGCCGCCGAGTCGCTGGCCGGCGAGGTCGACTCGGACGCCGCCCGCGCCATCAGTCAGGCCCGCATCCGCGTCGAACACGGCGTCCGGGAGGAACTGGTCGACCTCGCCGGCGTTCGGGGGGTCGGCCGAAAGCGCGCCCGCCGGCTGTTCGAGGCCGGTATCGGCGACCGCGCAGAGCTGCGCGACGCCGCGAAACCGGTCGTGCTGGCGGCGCTGCGAGGCCGGCGGAAGACCGCCGAGAACGTGCTGGAAAACGCCGGCCACCGGAACCCCTCGATGGAGGGCGTCGAACCGGACCCCGACGTCGAGGTCCACGAGGAGTCACCGCGGGACGGCGAGGAAGAGGACGACGACGAGACGAGCGACGACCAGTCCAGCCTGGGGGACTTCTGA
- a CDS encoding ATP-grasp domain-containing protein: MTVMLLGRDRGHEFDLLRDAVRDHGESVVTVDVDEWPSDRPLTHDIEADRVRFGDRAFDIDEIQGVYVKANSLFVPAIEDGIDGCVSEDENPFAALTQLREYRGLCKGLLASLEHHGVTVVPTHDALEWEERTTYACDVYGSLGIDVPETVATVSSETARSFLERHGRVVYKAIGGVGGAHVMTTDEADRLDDLTTPVLFQAFVPGEDVRAYVTDDTVVGAFKYTHDEAAFTFKNAPGGEIGADAVDLPVPVRRDVRRAVEAAPMAHSAVDLRRRPDGSYALMETNPGGRFMLPDSAGITDVADELAAYLVS; this comes from the coding sequence ATGACAGTCATGCTACTCGGGCGTGACCGGGGCCACGAGTTCGACCTGCTTCGGGACGCCGTCAGGGACCACGGCGAGTCAGTGGTGACCGTCGACGTCGACGAGTGGCCGAGCGACCGACCACTGACACACGACATCGAGGCCGACAGGGTCAGGTTCGGTGACCGGGCGTTCGACATCGACGAGATACAGGGGGTGTACGTCAAGGCCAACTCCCTGTTCGTTCCGGCTATCGAGGACGGTATCGACGGCTGTGTCAGCGAGGACGAGAACCCGTTCGCGGCGCTGACACAGCTCCGGGAGTACCGTGGGCTGTGCAAAGGGCTGCTCGCGTCGCTGGAACACCACGGGGTGACGGTGGTGCCGACCCACGACGCCCTGGAGTGGGAAGAGCGGACCACGTACGCCTGTGACGTGTACGGGTCACTCGGTATCGACGTCCCGGAGACGGTCGCCACGGTCAGTTCCGAGACGGCCAGGTCGTTCCTGGAGCGACACGGGAGGGTCGTCTACAAGGCCATCGGCGGCGTCGGCGGGGCACACGTCATGACGACCGACGAGGCCGACCGGCTCGACGACCTGACGACGCCGGTGCTGTTCCAGGCGTTCGTCCCCGGCGAGGACGTGCGAGCCTACGTGACCGACGACACGGTGGTCGGCGCGTTCAAGTACACCCACGACGAGGCGGCCTTTACGTTCAAGAACGCCCCCGGCGGGGAGATAGGTGCCGACGCGGTCGACCTCCCGGTCCCGGTTCGCCGGGACGTGCGTCGGGCGGTCGAGGCCGCCCCGATGGCCCACTCGGCGGTGGACCTCCGCCGCCGGCCGGACGGCTCGTACGCGCTCATGGAAACCAACCCCGGCGGCCGGTTCATGCTCCCCGACTCGGCGGGCATCACCGACGTCGCCGACGAACTGGCCGCGTATCTCGTCTCGTGA
- a CDS encoding alpha/beta fold hydrolase, translated as MSSAITSERVELTVDGDDVDLHYRTGGSGPPLVFLHGIGLDAATVSWRHALPALAEERTVYAPDLPGHGESDKPDRTYTTPYYLATVEAFLDAVNVDEPAMAGLSMGGALALGHALDGGSVERLALVNSYGLGSDAYWRTAASGILQTPMLGNMLWQGVSSSKPAIRAGLRSMGATEPPQQLVEDVDSVVDRRTVRAMRRWQRSEFQRTGFRTNYADRLAELAVPTLLIHGDEDPLLPPSWSRRAASSVAESRLELVENCGHNPPRERPEWFNETMRSFCATTE; from the coding sequence ATGAGTTCAGCAATCACGTCAGAGCGCGTCGAACTGACCGTCGACGGTGACGACGTGGACCTCCACTACCGAACCGGCGGCAGCGGGCCGCCCCTCGTCTTCCTCCACGGAATCGGGCTCGACGCCGCCACGGTGTCGTGGCGCCACGCCCTCCCGGCGCTGGCCGAGGAGCGGACCGTCTACGCCCCGGACCTGCCGGGCCACGGCGAGAGCGACAAACCCGACCGCACGTACACGACCCCGTACTATCTGGCGACCGTCGAGGCGTTCCTCGACGCCGTGAACGTGGACGAACCCGCGATGGCGGGGCTCTCGATGGGCGGGGCGCTGGCGCTCGGCCACGCGCTCGACGGGGGGAGCGTCGAGCGGCTGGCGCTGGTCAACAGCTACGGGCTCGGGAGCGACGCCTACTGGCGAACGGCCGCGAGTGGCATCCTGCAGACGCCGATGCTGGGGAACATGCTCTGGCAGGGCGTGAGCAGTTCGAAGCCGGCGATACGGGCCGGCCTGCGGAGCATGGGGGCCACGGAGCCGCCACAGCAGCTGGTCGAGGACGTGGACAGCGTCGTCGACCGCCGGACCGTCCGGGCGATGCGCCGTTGGCAGCGCAGCGAGTTCCAGCGGACCGGCTTCCGGACCAACTACGCGGACCGACTGGCCGAGCTCGCGGTGCCGACGCTGCTGATTCACGGCGACGAGGACCCGCTCTTGCCGCCGTCGTGGTCCCGGCGAGCGGCCTCGTCAGTGGCCGAGAGCAGACTGGAACTCGTAGAGAACTGCGGTCACAACCCGCCCCGGGAGCGCCCGGAGTGGTTCAACGAGACGATGCGGTCGTTCTGTGCGACGACGGAGTGA